Proteins encoded by one window of Porphyromonas vaginalis:
- a CDS encoding YihY/virulence factor BrkB family protein, which yields MPQHTNSIQHKRPSSQQATTVEHAARKPSTWVRKLKVGAYKVIRFLTSDMWHIQPQEVRGFRRLYINTLKALYMAIKGYVDQRLSRHASALTYRTFLSIVPMLALIVAFAKGFGFQDTIYDFLMTYMPGHQNELDTMMGFVENYLGQVQGGLFLGVGLVLFLYTIFLLLDTIEQTFNVIWGVPRGRSIGRKLTDYITMVVLLPILMTLSSGMTVMMATIKNTWFNDYILFTPLWEFMLKLFPYIILIFMFVGIFMALPNTRVKFLPALIAGAIAGSAFQILQALYVSGILWISKYNAIYGGFAAIPLLLLWLQVVWSITLFSAKLCFSIQNVVNFTYAKDATNVSPRYSDFLIVLVMAHIVQRFLDHTEPEPHDIPSLSEACHLPINQTSEIIAKLLEEDLIIEVVYSSRDKELHYNLAVDPDLLTVGYLLDRLDRSGHRNHMLTQQQFAEEWELVVASRRAFTEPPLTTLLADLPLGRKQSTT from the coding sequence GCTCTCAGCAGGCTACAACCGTAGAGCACGCCGCTCGCAAGCCCTCCACCTGGGTGCGCAAGCTCAAGGTGGGAGCCTACAAGGTGATTCGCTTCCTCACGAGCGACATGTGGCACATACAGCCACAGGAGGTGCGAGGCTTCAGACGGCTCTATATCAATACGCTCAAGGCTCTCTATATGGCCATCAAGGGCTATGTGGATCAACGGTTGAGTCGCCATGCCTCGGCACTGACCTACCGGACGTTTCTTTCTATCGTGCCGATGCTCGCGCTTATTGTAGCTTTTGCCAAGGGCTTTGGTTTTCAAGACACGATCTACGACTTTCTGATGACCTATATGCCAGGGCATCAGAACGAGCTAGACACGATGATGGGCTTTGTGGAGAACTATCTAGGGCAGGTACAGGGAGGGCTCTTCTTAGGTGTCGGCTTGGTGCTGTTTCTCTACACGATCTTCCTCCTTTTGGACACGATCGAGCAGACCTTCAACGTCATCTGGGGGGTGCCGCGAGGACGCTCCATAGGACGTAAGCTGACGGACTACATCACGATGGTCGTGCTACTGCCTATCTTGATGACGCTCTCGTCAGGAATGACCGTGATGATGGCGACGATAAAGAACACGTGGTTCAACGACTACATACTCTTCACGCCTCTGTGGGAGTTTATGCTCAAGCTCTTCCCGTACATCATCCTCATCTTTATGTTTGTGGGTATATTTATGGCACTGCCTAACACCCGGGTCAAGTTCCTCCCAGCACTCATCGCTGGTGCCATAGCTGGTAGTGCCTTCCAAATCCTGCAGGCACTCTACGTTAGCGGTATCCTATGGATCTCTAAGTACAATGCTATCTATGGTGGATTTGCCGCTATACCGCTCTTGCTCTTATGGCTGCAGGTGGTTTGGTCCATCACGCTCTTTAGTGCTAAGCTATGCTTCTCCATACAGAATGTGGTGAACTTTACCTACGCCAAGGACGCAACCAATGTCTCTCCTCGCTACTCCGACTTCCTGATAGTTCTGGTGATGGCTCACATCGTGCAGCGCTTCCTCGATCACACGGAGCCTGAGCCACATGATATACCTTCACTCTCAGAGGCCTGTCACCTGCCGATCAATCAGACCAGTGAGATCATCGCTAAGCTACTCGAGGAGGATCTGATCATCGAGGTAGTCTATAGCTCTCGTGACAAGGAGCTGCACTACAACCTAGCCGTCGACCCCGACTTGCTGACCGTGGGGTACCTCTTAGATCGCTTGGATCGCTCAGGACATCGTAACCACATGCTCACGCAGCAGCAGTTTGCCGAGGAGTGGGAGCTAGTGGTCGCTTCACGCCGTGCCTTTACGGAGCCACCACTGACGACGCTACTCGCAGACCTGCCTCTGGGCAGAAAACAATCAACCACCTAA